Sequence from the Ancalomicrobiaceae bacterium S20 genome:
ATCTCGTCCTTCGTCTTGAAGTGATAATAGAAATTGCCGCGCGAGATACCGACCGCCGCCGCGACGTCGGCAAAGGACGTGTGGTCGAAGCCCTGTTCGTAGAACAGACGGTCGGCCGCCTCGACGATCTGTTCGCGCGTGTCGGTCGCCGCCATCGTTGCCCCTTTCTTCGCCTCCGCAACCGTGCTGGCCACGCGCCCCACGACATTAGGACAATCGTCCTATACAAGTTCTAGGACATTTGTCCGAGACGATCAAGGCCGAGCGATCAGGCTGGCTCGATCGGGCCGGAATGCGCTATGGGATCGCGACAGAGCGCGATCGCGCCGGCGGCCGCGTCCCGCGGACGCCGAGGCGGGCCGGCCAGACGCGCCGCCCCCACCGCCCGCCTCGCCTGACCACGACATCCCGCCGGCGACGGCGACCGCAGCAGGACCGACGCATGACCATCGACCCTTCGACCCTCCAGCTGGGCCACGCGATCGAGCAGCCGGCGTCTCCGGACGAGGCGCGGCTCGACCGGGTGCCGAACCCGCATGCCGACGCGCTCTATTGCGCGCGTTTCACGGTGCCGGAGTTCACCTCGCTCTGCCCCGTGACGGGCCAACCGGACTTCGCCCATCTGGTCATCGACTATGTGCCGAACGGCTGGCTGGTCGAGTCGAAGTCGCTGAAGCTCTACCTGACCAGCTTCCGCAATCACGGCGCCTTCCACGAGGACTGCACGGTCGCGATAGGCCGTCGTCTGGCCGAGCTGCTGGCGCCGCACTGGCTGCGGATCGGCGGCTACTGGTATCCGCGCGGCGGCATCCCGATTGACGTGTTCTACCAGACCGGCGAGCCCCCGAAGGGCGTCTGGATCCCGGACCAGGGCGTCCCCGGCTATCGCGGGCGTGGGTGAGGAAAGCACGCGAGCCCCAGCGCGCGGGCCGGACGAGGGGCGTTCGCGTGCGCCGCCGATTTCGCCGGCGCGCCTCAGCCTGCTGACACCATGCTGGCAGTTGGGCTCCGGTATGAGCGATCCCGTGCCAACCGGGAGACATCTCATGCACAGCGAAGTCATCGAACACATCACGTTTCGCCTGAAGCCGGGCATCGGCGAGGCCGCCTTCCAGGCCGCGGCCGCGCCGGCCTATGCGATCTGCGACAGTCAGCCGGGGTTCCGCTGGCGCCGGCAGTTGCATCGTGCCGACGGCGCGATGATCGACATCATCGAATGGGCCGACATGGCGGCCGCCGAAGCGGCCTCGGCGGTCATCGGCAACTCGCCGGACTGCGCGGCCTTCCTCAACACCATCGACATGGCGAGCACGGTGATCGAACATCTCCCCGTGCAAGCACGCTCCAAGACCTGAGGACCCATGCGCCGGGCGGACCGCCTCCTCGATATCCTGCAGGCGTTGCGCGGCGGGCGGCTCCGCACCGCGCGCGACCTCGCCGAGGAACTCGAGGTCGCGGTCCGGACCATCTACCGCGACATGGAGACCCTGATCGGCAGCGGCGCGCCGATCGAGGGCGAGCGCGGCGTCGGCTATCTGATGCGCGGCGACGGCTTCCTGCCACCGCTGACGCTGACGCCCGGAGAACTCTCCGCGCTGCGGATCGGCGCGGATCTGGTCGCCGCCCTCGCGGACGAGGAAACCGGCCGCGCCTTCGCGGAGCTGATGGTCAAGGTCGAGGCCGTGGTGCCGGACGCGAACCGGCGGCGCGCGTCGCGGGACGGCATCGCGGTGTTCGCCACCACGGCGCCGAAGGTCAAGCAGCGCATCGCCCTCGCCCGCCGCGCGATCCGAGACCGTGTCCGGCTCGCGCTCGACTACGAGGACGAACACGCACGCCGGTCCGGCCGGATCGTCCGGCCGCTCGAACTCGAATTCTGGGGTGGTGTCTGGACGCTGACCGCCTGGTGCGACCTGCGCGACGGCTTTCGCTGTTTCCGGCTGGACCGATGCCACGCGATGGAGGCGACGGCGGAGCGCTTTGCGCCCGAGCCGGGCAGGACGATCGCCGACTTCTATGCGCTTGAGTGCCACCAGATGCCGCGACCGCTGCCGAAGTCGCCGGCCTGAGGCAAGCCGGCGCCGCCTGGTTCGGGCTGGTTCGGGCCGCGATCAGCCCTTCGCGAGCTTGTCGAAGGCCATCAGCGTCTTCGCCAGCGCCTCGAAATCCTTGAGCGGCACCATGTTCGGGCCGTCCGAGGGCGCCTTGTCCGGATCCGGATGCGTCTCGACGAAGACGCCGGCGACGCCGACCGCGACGGCGGCGCGGGCGAGCACCGGCACGAACTCGCGCTGGCCGCCGGTCGAGGTGCCCTGCCCGCCCGGCTGCTGGACCGAATGGGTCGCATCGAAGATCACAGGGAAACCGGTCTCGGCCATGATCGGCAGCGCGCGCATGTCGGAGACCAGCGTGTTGTAGCCGAAGCTCGCGCCGCGCTCGGTCAGGAGCACCTTGTCGTTGCCCGCGCCGGTCAGCTTGGCGGCGACGTTCCTCATGTCCCAGGGCGCCAGGAACTGGCCCTTCTTGACGTTGACGACCCGGCCGGTCCGGGCGGCGGCGAGCAGCAGATCGGTCTGGCGGCACAGGAAGGCCGGGATCTGCAAGACGTCGACGGCCTCAGCCACCGGCGCGCACTGGGCGGCGTCGTGGACGTCGGTCAGGACGGGAAGCCCGAGGCTCTCGCGGATCTCGGCGAAGATCGGCAGCGCCGCCTCGAGGCCGACGCCACGGGCGGCCGTGCCGCTCGTGCGGTTCGCCTTGTCGAACGAGGTCTTGTAGACGAGCCCGACGCCGAGGCGGGTCGCGATCTCCTTGAGCGCGGCGGCGGTCTCCAGCGCATGGGCGCGGCTTTCGAGCTGGCACGGGCCGGCAATGAAGGCGAGCGGCAGATGATTGCCGAACCGGACGGGGCCTGCGGCGACTTCGAAAGCTGCGGTCATGGAGCAAATACCTCGAGGTCCGAAGCATCGGACGAAGGGACGGCCGGACGGCCGGGATCGGTCAGCGCTGACTTAGAGCGGCCTCCGATCGGATGGGATCGGATGCCGCTCCAGCCTATTTGTAAACGCAAGCCTTTTCCGATCGGAGTGAATCACTCCGATCGGGCCTTGCTCTAATGGCTCGGCCGCGCGCCGGCAACCGCTTCGGCGACGGCCAGCGGCGAGCCGCCTCATGCCTCGCGGAACGCCACGGCTATGCCGTGCGCGGCCGCAGCCGGCACGACGAGTGCGCCGAGCCGATCGGCGACGTCGAAACCGCCGGCGATCAGCTGCGCGGCGGCATCGCCGAACCGGTCGACCTTGATCACGATCGCCCCGAACATCAGGGCGTCCGGATCGGCGGGCAGGTTCTCCGCGCCGTACCAATGACGGAACGCGACCGGGGTCAGGCAGCTCACCACGCCGCGAGGCGTGGCGATCGACAGGCCGCGGCCGGTGGCGTGGATCTCGCGCTCGCCGGTGAAGGCCGACAGGAAGGCATGGTGATCGGCCGGATCGCGCGCCACCAACACGACCTCGGCGAGGCCGGTCGCGGAATTGGCGTGCGCCTGGTAGTCCGGATTCCAGAAGTTTTCCGGGTGGATCTGCCGGCAGGTGAAGAAGCCGGCGTCCCGCTCCGCGCGCGGACCGGTGAAGGCCAGGCTGAAGGCGACGTCGCGCGGCTCGCCGTCGGGCGTGATCGCGGTGCGGGCGAAATCGAAGCGCCGGTAGGTCGTCAGGCCGTGCGCGCGGAAGTTCTCGATATCGCCGTCGGTGTCCTGCGATTCGAGCACGAGCATCGACATGCCTTCGCGGCGCTTGAGGAAGTCGCGGTTGAAGGCGCCGAAGGAGAAGTTCGCGCCGCGCGCGGCCGCGATCTTCTCCGGCGCCGCGACCGACAGGATCTCCAGGAACGAGCCCGGAAACTGTACGAGCCGGTTCGCCGTGCCCCAGGGGTGTTCGGCGCGCGGCGTCAGGGTGAAGCCCATGCGGGCCCAGGTCTCGGCGCCGGCGTCGAGATCGCGCACCGCGAGGACCAGATGGTCGATGCCGCGCGGCGTCCAGAACGGGGCTTGCACGGCGGCGAGTTCGGCACTTGCGCGGGCCATCGGGCGCCTCCGCTTCGAGAAGTCGTGTTGTCGCAGGTGCGCCCCGGGATCGAGGCGGCGGTCGGGTCGAGGGAGCCTCGTCCGCGGCACCCAGTCGCCGTTGTTCAGCGCCGTATCGGGCGCCGCAATCAGGTCGCGAGCGCGGCGGCGTTGACGATGCCGCCGACCAGCGACGCGGCGGCGAGCAGCGTGCCGGTCGCGGCTTCGTTGCGCGTGATGCGGGCCGAGACGTCACGGATCATGAGCAGGCGGAAGAACCAGTAGATACCGACCTGAACGACGAGAGCGATCACGCCCCACATCAGGAATTCGAGCACTGTCCGCGTGTTGAGGATCAGTGCCGCGATCGGCAGCGTGTAGCCGATCAGGCTGCCGGAAAAGGCGACCGCGGCGGAGAAGTTGCCGTCGCGGATCAGCGCGAGCTCGTCATGCGCGGTCGTCCAGGTGTAGACGGCGGCATAGATCGCGATCAGGCCGAGCGACAGGCCGACGTAAAGCAGGAACGGCCCGAAACCCTGCAGGCTCTCGGTCAGATGCGCGAAGTCCATGCCGTCACCTCCCCGGCTCGAACGGAACCGTCTCGTTCGTAGCCCAGATGCGTGACGGGCTCAATGCGATCGCGCGTCGGCAGACGAGAAGCGCGGCGCCGGCCGCCGCGCGTCCGTCGATCCCTCACACCAACCGGCTCTGCACGATCGCCGCTTCGACGAAGCTGCGGAACAGTGGGTGCGGCTCGAAGGGGCGGCTCTTCAGTTCCGGATGGTACTGCACGCCGACGAACCACGGATGGTCGACGAGTTCGACCGTCTCCGGCAGCACGCCGTCGGGCGACATGCCGGCGAAGCGCATGCCCTTGGCCTCGAGGCGATCGCGATAGGCGATGTTGACCTCGTAGCGGTGGCGATGGCGCTCGGAGATCTGGCTCGCGCCGTAGATCTCGGCGATCTTCGAGCCCGAGGCGAGATGCGCACGGTAGGCGCCGAGGCGCATCGTTCCGCCGAGGTCGCCGCCTTCGACGCGCCGCTGCAGCTCGTTGCCCTGCACCCATTCGGTCAGCAAGCCGACCACCGGCTCCTCGCAGGGGCCGAATTCGGTCGAGCTCGCGTTCGAAACGCCGGCGAGACTGCGGGTCGCCTCGATCACGGCCATCTGCATGCCGAAGCAGATGCCGAAATACGGGATGCCGCGCTTGCGGGCATAGCCGGCCGCGGCGATCTTGCCCTCGGTGCCGCGCTTGCCGAAGCCGCCGGGCACGAGGATGCCGTGCACATGCTCGAGAAACGGCGCCGGATCCTCCTGCTCGAAGATCTCCGACTCGATCCAGTCGATGTTGACCTTGACCTTGTTGGCGATGCCGCCGTGGGTCAGTGCCTCGATCAGCGATTTGTAGGCGTCCTTGAGGCCGGTGTACTTGCCGACGACGGCGATCGTGACCTCGCCTTCCGGGTTCTTGATGCGGCTGGAAATCTCCTGCCAGCGATCGAGATTCGGCGCCGGCGCATCGTGGATGCCGAAGGCGGCGAGGACTTCGTCGTCGAGGCCTTCGCGGTGATAGGCGATCGGCACGTCGTAGATCGACGCGACGTCGAGCGCCTGGATCACGGCGGAGGGGCGCACATTGCAGAACAGCGACAGCTTCTTGCGCTCGCCCTCGGGGATCTCGCGATCGGCGCGCACCAGGAGGATATCAGGCTGAATGCCGATCGAGCGCAGTTCCTTGACCGAGTGCTGGGTCGGCTTGGTCTTCAGCTCGCCCGCGGCCGGGATCCACGGCATCAGGGTCAGGTGGATATAGACCGCCTGACCGCGCGGCAGATCGTTGCCGAGCTGGCGGATCGCCTCGAAGAACGGCAGGCCCTCGATGTCGCCGACCGTGCCGCCGATCTCGACCAGCACGAAGTCGAAATCCTCGTTGCCGGTCAGCACGAAGTCCTTGATCGCGTCGGTGACGTGCGGAATGACCTGGACCGTGCCGCCGAGGTAGTCGCCGCGGCGCTCCTTGGTGATGATGTCCTGATAGATCCGGCCGGTCGTGATGTTGTCCTGCCGGTTGGCCGGACGCCCGGTGAAGCGCTCGTA
This genomic interval carries:
- the queF gene encoding preQ(1) synthase, whose product is MTIDPSTLQLGHAIEQPASPDEARLDRVPNPHADALYCARFTVPEFTSLCPVTGQPDFAHLVIDYVPNGWLVESKSLKLYLTSFRNHGAFHEDCTVAIGRRLAELLAPHWLRIGGYWYPRGGIPIDVFYQTGEPPKGVWIPDQGVPGYRGRG
- a CDS encoding DUF350 domain-containing protein, coding for MDFAHLTESLQGFGPFLLYVGLSLGLIAIYAAVYTWTTAHDELALIRDGNFSAAVAFSGSLIGYTLPIAALILNTRTVLEFLMWGVIALVVQVGIYWFFRLLMIRDVSARITRNEAATGTLLAAASLVGGIVNAAALAT
- a CDS encoding VOC family protein is translated as MARASAELAAVQAPFWTPRGIDHLVLAVRDLDAGAETWARMGFTLTPRAEHPWGTANRLVQFPGSFLEILSVAAPEKIAAARGANFSFGAFNRDFLKRREGMSMLVLESQDTDGDIENFRAHGLTTYRRFDFARTAITPDGEPRDVAFSLAFTGPRAERDAGFFTCRQIHPENFWNPDYQAHANSATGLAEVVLVARDPADHHAFLSAFTGEREIHATGRGLSIATPRGVVSCLTPVAFRHWYGAENLPADPDALMFGAIVIKVDRFGDAAAQLIAGGFDVADRLGALVVPAAAAHGIAVAFREA
- a CDS encoding CTP synthase; this translates as MARYVFITGGVVSSLGKGLASAALGALLQSRGYKVRLRKLDPYLNVDPGTMSPYQHGECFVTDDGAETDLDLGHYERFTGRPANRQDNITTGRIYQDIITKERRGDYLGGTVQVIPHVTDAIKDFVLTGNEDFDFVLVEIGGTVGDIEGLPFFEAIRQLGNDLPRGQAVYIHLTLMPWIPAAGELKTKPTQHSVKELRSIGIQPDILLVRADREIPEGERKKLSLFCNVRPSAVIQALDVASIYDVPIAYHREGLDDEVLAAFGIHDAPAPNLDRWQEISSRIKNPEGEVTIAVVGKYTGLKDAYKSLIEALTHGGIANKVKVNIDWIESEIFEQEDPAPFLEHVHGILVPGGFGKRGTEGKIAAAGYARKRGIPYFGICFGMQMAVIEATRSLAGVSNASSTEFGPCEEPVVGLLTEWVQGNELQRRVEGGDLGGTMRLGAYRAHLASGSKIAEIYGASQISERHRHRYEVNIAYRDRLEAKGMRFAGMSPDGVLPETVELVDHPWFVGVQYHPELKSRPFEPHPLFRSFVEAAIVQSRLV
- the kdsA gene encoding 3-deoxy-8-phosphooctulonate synthase — translated: MTAAFEVAAGPVRFGNHLPLAFIAGPCQLESRAHALETAAALKEIATRLGVGLVYKTSFDKANRTSGTAARGVGLEAALPIFAEIRESLGLPVLTDVHDAAQCAPVAEAVDVLQIPAFLCRQTDLLLAAARTGRVVNVKKGQFLAPWDMRNVAAKLTGAGNDKVLLTERGASFGYNTLVSDMRALPIMAETGFPVIFDATHSVQQPGGQGTSTGGQREFVPVLARAAVAVGVAGVFVETHPDPDKAPSDGPNMVPLKDFEALAKTLMAFDKLAKG
- a CDS encoding YafY family protein; its protein translation is MRRADRLLDILQALRGGRLRTARDLAEELEVAVRTIYRDMETLIGSGAPIEGERGVGYLMRGDGFLPPLTLTPGELSALRIGADLVAALADEETGRAFAELMVKVEAVVPDANRRRASRDGIAVFATTAPKVKQRIALARRAIRDRVRLALDYEDEHARRSGRIVRPLELEFWGGVWTLTAWCDLRDGFRCFRLDRCHAMEATAERFAPEPGRTIADFYALECHQMPRPLPKSPA